AATACTACAGTAGAGAACCCCCAAACTACTAACCTAATAAGagagatcaaatcaaataaaacctaacaaacaaacaaaaaaggtcatattttttttgtgtgtgtaaagaACGAATCGAAAGGAGAAAACTTTTCCTGTGCAGAGAAATCTATGATTCATACAAAtcataaaagaagaaactttagaaaaatatatggaaaacgtctataaaaaaaaatagaacaaaaatacaaataaaacgTTAAACTCTTTGCTTCTTCGTCTTTCTTTCTCCAACATTTCGGTTCACGACACGTATGAGTTACTGTTTCAACGTTTCTTCCAAAGCCCGTCTTTGTATCCACGTGTTTGTTGCTTGgtcacctttttcttttctgttttcttgctttttaataataaaaccaaaatatctcaTGCAATCAAATTTAAGGACATGACCAAAGACATTAAAACATAAACCTCATTGTGTTTCAAAATCAACCATTAAAACTAAAACTGATCTCTCCAAAGTGTTTCTTTTCACACGAATGTTATGTGACCGCGACCTCTATGTATTGAACACCAAACATGTGCATCAAAAACATAGCTCAACAACTAGAAAGTTATAATTAGAAGTAAAAAACAAGAGACAAGTTAACTAAACAACGTTCTCAAGCCTAGTGACGCACGCATTCATCAAACCGTAGCGGCAAGAACCTTCACGAACTCATATTCTTTAAGGATTGTAAGCACATGACCCAACCACTCAAGTTTCCCAACAATTTCACCACTTTTGCGTCTTTCAAGCGCAATCTCCGCACACAAAACCTTCTTCTTATGGAACAAATCATCTTCCCACAAAACCGCTAACTTGCCACCATAATCAGCTAATCTAACAGAAACACCAGGAGGAAACGTAGGTAGTTCTCCTACCTCCAAATGTCTCCACCTTCTTACCTCTGGCTCAGTATTATCATACCATACGACCATTCTGTTACAAACAGTGTAGAAAACATTCTTTATCTCGCAATAAGAACCTGAAATTAACAACTCTTTCACCGGCAATCTTGGAGCTGGAGCCTCGCGCCAAGTGTGGTACCGGCAATCCAGAACAGAGACGCTAGAGGAAGAGGGCGCGTGGATGTTGTAGATGTCAGAACCAACCGCCACTAGACTCGAATAGCACGCTTTATGGAATCTGGGACTCGGGACTGTTGCCAATACATACCCACTTGACGACTTCTTCTTACTTGTGTCATTGGTTAGGGTTTGATCAGGCTTCCGGTAGAGGGTGAACCAGCGGTAACCAGGATTGCACTGTAGG
The Camelina sativa cultivar DH55 chromosome 15, Cs, whole genome shotgun sequence DNA segment above includes these coding regions:
- the LOC104748096 gene encoding F-box/kelch-repeat protein At3g08810-like, whose protein sequence is MSPLEKKRSPNPSLPEDLVLIIVARVSRLHYRTLSLVSKSFRSLLASPELYKTRSLLGKTESCLYVCLQCNPGYRWFTLYRKPDQTLTNDTSKKKSSSGYVLATVPSPRFHKACYSSLVAVGSDIYNIHAPSSSSVSVLDCRYHTWREAPAPRLPVKELLISGSYCEIKNVFYTVCNRMVVWYDNTEPEVRRWRHLEVGELPTFPPGVSVRLADYGGKLAVLWEDDLFHKKKVLCAEIALERRKSGEIVGKLEWLGHVLTILKEYEFVKVLAATV